The DNA sequence tctttcgctcacagcactccacagaaactgccctactaaactCAACAATGATTTACTAACTAAAACCAACAGTCATTCAATTCACTTCCTCTGAGCTCAGActgtcccggaccagcccccaattTGTGTCTGGACTTGTGAAAGGAGAACCAAGACAGTGATAAGCtctcctctctgtcactctgccctcttctgctatcagcatgttcATTGTCAACACATGAACTGATTGGATCCTTCTGTTGATTTTTCCTTTCACACTTGAGCCCTACTGAAAAGGGACTTTAAGAGGCTGATACCAGAAATTGACACTAATtgcatttaaaaattaaatttaatgatttattaaagattaaAAAGTTGCGCTTTAACAGTTTAGAGTTATAATGTGCAGCTTTAAGAAAACTACCGTGACAGCAGATAGAAATGAAAAGGTACATTGTAgttacattaaagcagaacttcaccctaaaagGAAAGTTAacacctccttccccctcctctcccacttttggattttttttttcttggaggggGGAGAGGGTACCTAGGTTTAGCAGGTACCTGCTCCTACCACCTAGGTGGTCAAAacaggaatgccccccccccccctccctgctcgcaaccttctgggacacatcacaggtccaagGAGGCTGCTGGACCATTTATAAAGAACAACTCACCCATGGGTCACAatgagtcacagccagcttcccacagttaacatgccaggGCCGGGGGAACCGAAGACCGACAAAGATccagcccaggtgaggacagcactggatctttggacgggtaagtgtcctttttaaaaaaatccaCAACTACACTTATctttgtgcgcagcctattgcattatggtgtgcaccccaaagctcaaacacacatgcatatgtgagatatatatatatatatatatatatatatatatatatatatatatatatgacccatTCAAGCAAATGGAAGCACTCTGCAAGCACCCAGAAATGCATGCAGTGCGTAGttgaaggggttaaaacaggcggtgtgGAGGCAATACAGCGCTGCCTCACTGCCTCTCAAATGCTCTTAAAAGAGTGATCTAGATGCGGATCACTCTTTAGAAACcaaagcacatgtgaatgagccaCTACATATGCCTACATGTCTGTAGTAAAGGGGAGTTCAAACAATACCTCATGTCTTTTACAATGCTGGACCACTCCTAAACAGTGACTGTGGTCCCTATCACAGTCCTAGCCGAGGATCCCCCCTGTCTGTCCCTATAACAGTACTAGCAGAGGATTCCCTTTGTCCTTCCCTATCACAGGATCCCTCCTGTTGGTGCccatcccagtcctctccctgggcccctcctgcccccctcccgGCTGATAACAGTTTCTGGAAGTTGGGAGGAGTAGGTGGGACTAAGGATGACTGTGTGGCCTGTCGGTGATGCAGATTTAGACTTAGTTAGGGTATGACTGGAACTCTGCCTTAACCTTACTTAAATTTCTATAGCTTGTCCTGCACACAGATAGGTATTTCTGAATGGCCAACTTGATCTCTTGGTTCCTCAAGCTGTAGATTATAGGGTTCAGTAATGGGGTGACCACAGTGTACATCAGTGAAACCACCTTTTTCATGGCCACAGATTGCTGTCCTGAGGGCACCGCATACATGGCAAACAGTGCGCCATAATAGATACATACAACGGCAAGGTGGGAACTACAAGTGGAGAAGGTTTTCTGTCTTCCGGTGACTGAAGTGATCCTCAAGATGGTCATAAAAATGCAGACATACGTGAAGGTGATGAAACCGAATGGTAGAACTGTTGCTAGACTGGATAGGGCAAACACCACGTACTTTGCTACAGATACATCTGAGCAAGATAGTTCCAAGAGCGGGACAAAATCACAGAAGAAATGGTCAATCACATTGGGACCACAGAACCACAAGGTTTGCATGATCAATACTGGGATGAGTGTTGCAGTAAATCCCAAAAACCAGGAACATAAAACCAGATATAAACAAAGTTTAAGGTCCATAATTGTGGTGTAGTGCAAGGGATTACATATGGCCAGGTAGCGGTCATAGGACATAACAGTGAGCAGAAGACACTCCATGCATGCTGAACCTCCATACACTAAATACTGCACAATACAGCTTTTAAGGGATACAGTGCTAACCCCTAATATTGTTACATTGAGCATGCTAGGGGCAATGTTTGTGGTTAGCAGGACATCAGAGAAGGACAAGTTACCCAGCAAAATGTACATTGGTGATTGAAGGCGATAATTAGTTGACACCAATAAAATAATGACAGCATTTCCAGTTATGGTCAACAGGTAGatgaataagaataataagaaaagaaaatactTTAAATCTTGAAGTTTTCCAAACCCAAGAATTGTTATTTCTGAAATGTGTGTCCCATTCATTGCATGTGCTGTAGGCAAGTAAAAATTGAGAgcagaaggagaaagagaaggagaaggagaaaaaggaggagaaggagaagaagaacgaggtaagggagaaggagaagaagaaggagaaggagaaagggtAGGAGAAGCAAgaaagggagaaggagaaagaggagaaggagaagaatgaTGAGAAGAATTAGAATAAGAAggtgaaggaaagaaagagaaggagaaagaggagaataaggagaagaagaaggagaacgaggaggagaagggaaaggagaaggagaaggggaaggagaaggggaaggagaaggaaaaggagaaggggaaggggaaggggaaggggaaggaggagaatgggaaggaaaaggagaaggaaaggggagaaggaggaaaaggaggagaaaaaggaggaggagaaggaggagaaggagaagaaggagaatgaagtaagggagaaagagaaagaggaggagaagaagaattagaaggagaaaggggaggagcagcaagaaagggagaaggagaaagagaaagaggagagggagaagaatgAGGAGAAGAATGAGATTGTGGAGTAAAATGAAGAAGGAAAAcaaagagaaggagaaagaggagaacaaggaggagaagaaggagaaggtggAGGAAAAGGAGATAGGGGAGGGGAAGAAGAAGGAGAatgaggaggagaaggggaaggagaaggagaagttgaaggagaagggaaaggaaaaggagaaggggaaaggggagaagaaggaggaaaaggagaagttggaaagaggaggaggagaagaaggaaaagaaggagatggtgaaggaaaagagagaaggagaaagaggaaaagaaggagaaaaaggagtaaaagaaaaaggggaaggagaaagaggaggagaagaaggagaaggagaagcatTGTGATTACACATATATAATAATGTAACATACTACCGTATTATACTATACATGTCTcattaggctgtattcacacctgagcaaagTGAATTTCAGATGTCTTCAGgcatatttttgtatgtttatacAAACATGTTTCAAGCTTTTACATGTGTATTGAACTTTCACGTGTTTTTGTTTTGCCAATGGAAAGCGTTACATgaaaaaatgcttgaaaaacaTCTGGTTAAATCATACgaaaatgcttaaataatgtgtTTTCAGGCGTTCAAGTGTATGGGTTCAATGCAAACATTTTGAAATGGAATGTGCATGCATAATTGCAATTGTGCATTACCTCTTGTATTATCCATAATTCCATAATTGAAAAGATCGATTTGCCATGTTGCGGAGTCTGTTCTTCAGTATTTAGGAGAGGTGAAGGTGGGGAGAACATCTAAACATCCAAATGATTCAGCTATTCTCTCACAGAAAGCTGTTTGTAGAAATTACTTTCTTTACCAGGAACTGGAAATATAGTAGAGTGGTTCTATACCCCTTCCCCCTCTTCTGCTCTTTTAAAGCCATTTGTTCCTGTGGCTGGTCAATTGTTTTTCATCAGTTTAAAATGTTAAATACCACATTTGACCACTAAATGGTGCTAAGTATcatggggaatgtttttttctcaataaaagtggagctACTCTTTAATGTCATATGTAAAATCCTAACTTGTGTGCATTCCTACATTTTGGCACAAAAGAAGACAACACATAAATAGAGAAGCTGTATATTAAGTAGCAAAAGTATATTAACAaaccttaaacaaaaaataaaacttccTTGCCATTCTCGAGCCTCAACCCTTTGTGTGCTTCTAAACATGTTCCTTTTTTTCTATGATCCTTTCATgactgaccctaggttcacatccatgcattttttagtgcgttttgcagaaacacactacagtccatttaacatggtttcctatggtacacatatacatctatgcattttgcagccagtgtgtttttgaaaagggtcggggacttttttccgcattttgtgtgtaatagacttcaatggaagcacACCAGAAATGCAAGTATTGTGTTTGTGATAccgttttgcgttttttatttttctcttttaaacactgtatatagctggttgctaaggagtgggctgaGAAGtgggccgccgtgtccttaacaaccgatgagtcatcagttgcaAAAATCATGTGATgccacaaggggcgggctctccgggtgatgtcaccggatggccacgccccattctATATAAGACATGGCAAACAGTGGGAGTTGACACAACAAAGACAGACAGAGACGGAGGAAGACCGTGGTTATTTTTAGCAGCGGTGGTGGTGGCGGACAAAGAAGACGACATCAGCGAACAGGGGGAAGAAACCACGGAGGAAGAagaaacaccagagagagaagATACCATTGGAGTGAGAAGaaacaccagagggagaagaaaccaccggaaagagaagaggatgaagaaacaCGGGAGgaagaaaacacatttttaataaaggacctgtaAAAAACTGTCTATTTTGTTTTGTAACGCTACACTtcattttttttgggtgaatgggtaggggtacaatgtaccccatacttattcacatggggggggctgggatcttggagtctccttgttaaagggagcttccagattccgtaaaaaagccccccgcccgcagaccccaacaaccaccacccagggttgctGGGataaggaccttgtccccatcaacatggggacaagatgctttggggtgggggggcagagccccccaccccaaagcaccccccctcaTGTCATGAGGGCatttggcctagtatggttcaggaggggggaggggctcgctcatcctctccctttcctgacctgacaggctgcatgcttggataagggtctggtatggattttagtggggccctgcaccatttaaaaaaaaatgatgacgtaggggtgtcccctcaaaatccatacaagacccaaagggcctggtatggacctgggggggaccccaccttTTTTtgccagcaactttttttttacattcagctgtcagtggggaaccccgctgacagctgatgactcatcatttTTTAAGGACACAGTGGCTGGCTTCCTGACCCGCTCTTTAGCAACCAGcaatatacagtgtgtttacagtgtgtttaaccacttccctacccgcccattgtcatatgacgtccgcagatgggatctcccatcctgggtgggcgtcacatgacgtcctcggcttcccggcagtatagggggcgcgcgcccgctgcgtcaccGAGGAGATGATGCACGTGCTTggtggccgtgatgtccgctgGGCACTTGCAATTGCTTGGTACAGAGCacgaccgtggatctgtgtgtttgtaaacacacagatccacatcctgtcagcgGAGAGGAGgcagatcatgtgttcccagtatataggaacaacgatctgtctcctcccctagtcagcccctctccctacagttagaatcacttcctaggcaacacatttaaccccttgatcgccccctagtgttatctccttccctgccagggacatttatacactaatcagtgcatttttatagcactgatcactgtataaatgtgaatggtcccaaaatagtgtcaaaagtgtctgatatgtccactgcaatgtcacagtcacgataaaaattgcagatcaccgccattactagttttaaaaataataataaaaatgccataaatctatcccctattttgtaggtactataacttttgtgcaaaccaatctatatacgcttattgcgatttttttttaccaaaaatatgtagaagaatatatatcggcctaaactgaggaaaaaaatagttttaaaaaaaaataattggaatatttatcatagcaaaaaataaaaaaatattgtatttctttcaaacttgttgctcttcttttgtttatagcgcaaaaaaacaacaacacagaggtcatcaaataccatgaaaagaaagctctatttgtggggaaaatttcatttgggtacagtgttgcatgaccgcgcagttgttattcaaaatgttacagcgctgtaaactaaaaattggcctgggcaggaagggggtggaaattccctgtattgaagtggttaaagagcaaaaaaaaaaacgtaaaatgcaaAACGTATGAAAACTGTATGCAAAAATGCATAACGCactgcaaaacatgcctgaaaaatgcatcaagcgcgGCCGCATAGATGTAAACCTAGACTTACCATAATACTGTATGTACTGATCCTCCAAGACGGATCAACTGTTTGTTGTCTACAACTTTATTTATGCATTATTTCTTGTATTTGTTAAAACCTTAATAAAGAAttattaaaactgaaaaaaaagtccgCCCTGCACAGTGGCTCTAAATCAGAGACAACATGGGTGACCACTGCTGCTTACACACAAAGTGCAGTGGTCCTACTCTACTGCATGGCAAACTTTTAATATGACTGTGGGCCATGTATATAAAGGTTAACACTCTGCTCACTTACCATTACTGTAAACCGTACAAGGATTGCTGTTAGAAGAGTTTAAAGCCCAATTCTGAGAAATataaaaattctcccttgcagtgcgGTTGTGCCCACACtgatgggttaactgctcatttactGTTAGGAGATCCTCTGATTTCCCAGGAGAAGGCACCTCCCTATGCTCTAGTGGTGGACTGTCCCTCTCCAGGGTTCAATTGGACTTCAATACTTCCACACTCTTTCTGAACTGAAAAGGaaaagttttggctttggataGATTTTATTGACAGACAGGGAGCCTTGGGTGGCTGGAGGTGGTAAAGCCAAGACCATCATTTACAAGAAAACTTGAACTTTGCAGTTATCTTTATTTGCCTATATCTCaggatttactgttttttttttttgctgaaggtAAGTACCGTgtacacattttttcatgttatgcCTTATCCGAAtttgctttaagctggccatagatggttcagcaGGGCCCGGTCAAGATTCAAACCACCTATGGATAGACTGATTGTATCCAAGTCGATTCATCCATTGACTTGGGTAAAACGAGCATGTCGGAgtcgtccccctccccccctccaccgggagaacacaagagctagacagtcagtgttgatggaggaattgagtgattttctttcttgcagccatctatggcctgctttactttgttacaggtttactttaaagaatTCCAAAATGTGTTACAAATCCGAGGGTGCATatgctaaaactggccatacatggattgaaatttggccagttcaacagCCAGGGacaggctgaattttgatccatgtatgggcaggcagatTATGTCCAAGTTGGTCCATTAAttgatttgggtacaaccagcatgttggatttttagtatgcgattattgccagtggctatagctgctagcagtaatccctgtgttctcccggcagggatggctccccacGCCCCCCCCACTAGCAAAATACAATGGTGCTGTGGGAGGCATTCCCCTCATCCACAGGGAATAAGAAGTAATAGATACCTTATTCTGTACTCCAGTAGGGTCACTTCAGCAATCCCTTCTCTTTAGGGCACTCCTGGCCATGGTTGCATGCTTGAATAAAAAGGTTAATACTCtgttaatagccctgcattgtatgtggtaATACCAACACCACCCACAGACTGGAGCTTCGGGGAGAATAGGAGAGCACTGGAGCTGGCAAAAGCCAGGTATGGGATAAGTAATCATCCCTGTTCCTGTACCCCCTAGACATTTAAGCCttgaagtatggggggggggggcactgcaaaggTAGAAATTTTGTAATTCCTGGAGGTGAGCTTTAAAAGTGAAGTCCAGGCTTTTCTTACCTAAGCTTAAACTTGTTCCAGCCCCCCATATTACTCCTATTCTAACTCTGCTCTGGTTTTGGCCACAAACCCTCCCCAGCAGTTGGCTTTAGGAGAGAGAAGAGATCGCCAATGCTTGTGCAGTGACGCCATCCACAGACATACTATGGGGTATCTGTTGTTGGCTTTTCCTCCTCTTCCCTGAAGCCACCACTGGGAGccaatcacatgactggaccagaggGCTCTCACGATAGGTATGTATACACATCTTCTTTTCACAGAGTATGACTGCCTTTTGAAGTTGCTGTGCTCATCTCGGGCATAGGCCGGCCTTCTTCTGACAGTGCACCAGCTCTTTGGCCCTGTGGATCATACCCAGGAGACTCTGGTCACACCCCTCTGTTTCTAGGAGAGGATGAGCCAGTATTACAAACCTTGGAAAGTAGCTGCCTGGTACACAAGCTGAACCATCTTGCTCTGCTCCCTCCAAGATGATGTCTTGTTCCACGAGAGATATCAGTTCCCCCAAGCTCCAGGCTGACTCAGAGGATAGTGAAAACCTTCTCCCAGAATATCACAGAGTAGTTAGACTAAGAGTTAGAAGGAATGTGGGAGCAGGTTTAAACTTAGTTAGGAAATGCCTGGacatccactttaactgtgttttcaagtgtatgtaaactctaacaaaaatgtattttatttggtttCTTTTGGCCAGTTAAACATACCATTGAAAGCCTTTTGATAAACGTGAAGTGCAAAACGGACTACAGAATCCATCTCATCTGTGTTATCGAGAAAAAGAAAGAGTGAGATTTCTGTAGTCCTACCCTAGGGTGACAAGATTGCTTCTTCATAGACACAGTATTGTGAGTacatggtgttatctaggacagtcagggcaggacttaggatggtgggggcccctggacttgagtcactttcgggccctacccttctatacatatgcacagctctacaaaacaaatagaaaaggacaaggtgcgccagactcagtgcagtattaaagaacttctgtttaattggagaagacaaaacagccaaatggctactcacaaaagtaggtaatatataagcgtataagtcgggggtactgtactggtattcgtcctgggtccacgattaataaaagcaataaaaatggataaaatgataattactgtatttatcagcgtataacacacgccagcgtataacacacaccccaagcttaggagggaattttaaggaaaaaaacttacatttaaatgcccatcaatgcagccttgtcagtgtcattactgccttgtcagtgcagcctttcagtttaaaaatggcgacGCCGAGATACAGAGGCagatgtcctgtgtatcttggcggcTTTCATACGCTCTCGGCGGCATTCGAAACGGGCGGGGCCcatggggccccctattggccagggcccataggcttgagcccagtcaagcccaatggtaagtccggccctgaggACAGTAGGTGGGTTACTAGCACGAGTAACAGGGAAAAATGAAGGGAAataaacctttaaaaaaataaagccaccacatctaaggacaggcCTTGGGCAACAAACATGTTAATGATCATCTAAAGAGTGCCAGACaagtaaattatattttttatgtgacaTATGTGATCTCTTTATATATAGTCTTGCCAACTGCATTGAGTGCAAAGTGCCCTAAAGTGCAACATAAACCCCTGTTTCATTACAAGACACGGGTTATGAATTCCCTAACAAGGGTTACCATTCCTAGAAGTGATGGTAAGAGTACAGTGTGATGGTACATTGATCTGGAATTGTGTAAATAAGGATTTAGCCTTTTAACTTGCCTGTTTGGTTATGTATCCTTTTcacttttctattctgttctcctAATAATATTCTAGCAAAAGATGTAGAGAGTGAGCAACTTGAGTGGTGACATCAGTCTCTGTATTCGAGGAGCTGGGAGTCTGGATGTGAAAACCTGTAGAGTAAGAATATAAGCAGGAAAACTGCAGAGACAGAAAGAGTGAAAGTACAAAAAAGAAAGCTTAAGGAGAGATagataattagatagatagatagatagatagatagatagatagatagatagatagatagatagatagatagatagatagatagatagatagatagatagatagatggacagACAGACTTGAAGACAGATATTTGGAGTAGCTCTGCATGTTCATGGAGTGAAGGTTTTTATGTATACGCAGATCCTTTCAAGCCTGTATTTTACATTGTTCAGTCTCTACGGGATCAATTAAATCTTTCATCCCCAGACCACAGTGGGTAGTCCCTCAGTGGAAATATTATATACTTAACCTTTTCTGGCATGGAACATGGCATTGATAAACAAACCTGTATATTTTCTAGTGTCCTATTTACCACCTTTTCTACCCTAACTTAAAActttaaaatataatttaataCAAAACCTATGATATATGAAAGGtagtttaaccactagccgaccagctcacgcagatatactgcgtcaggttggctctcctgcgtaaATCGCCCTACCTGTACGGTGGCCCGTTCAGGCGCAGTTGCAGGCAGGAGAGTGCCGCCACCGGCGCGCTCTCACTTCCCCTgcacgctgcgggagcgtgcccgcgggtcgggcacacttgatgtccgccggcaaccCACGATCGCTTAGTAGAGAGGCAgagcggggatctgccagtgtaaacaaggcggatccccgttctgacaggggacatgtcagagatctactgtccccagtgatcgggaacagtaatctctgtcatCTCCCAGGGAGCCCACCCCCCTGAACAGTAATCTTTGTCATGTCCCAGGGAGCCCACCCCCCCAACAGTTAGATTacacccaggaaacacacttaaccccttgattgccccctggtgttaaccccttccctgccagtgttatttttacattgatcactgcatttttatagcattgatcaatgcaataatgtcactggtccccaaaaagtgtcatttggggtcagatttgtccgacgcaatgtcgcagtcccgctaaaaatcgcagattgccgccattactagtaaaaacaataaaaaaaaaataaaagtccttaaatctatcccatagtttgtagacgagataacttttgcgcaaaccaatcaatttatgccTATTtacgattatttttaccaaaaatatgtagaagaatatatatatcggcctaaactgatgaatcaattttttttttaatatattttttggatatgtaatttagcaaaaagtaaaaaagaaatgtttttttttttttcaaaattgtcgtcagcaaactttgtttgtttatagcgcaagaaataaaaaccactgaggtgatcaaataccaccaaaaggaagctgtatttgtgggaaaaaaaggacatcaattttgtttgggtacagccttgcgccaccgcgcaattgtcagttaaagcgatgcagtgccgtttcgcaaaaaatggcctggtcatgaaggggacaaatccttctggggctgaagtggttaaagaccatatATTGATATTCTGTATAATCATCAGATTGAGTACTGTTAACAATATAGCTATGTTTCCACTATACATTGGTCTACTCTTTATGCATGTTGTTATCACAGTAAAATAGTCAATATAAAGTATTTCTTGTCATCATTGGTGTGATAGTACTCTGTAAATATAGTCTAAAGTAGCAATTACAGACATATTAAAAAGTGTATGTATTGCTTCTTATATGGGCAAAAAGGAGAAATGCCATTAAAGATAAGCAGGGCTAAACAATGAATTAGTTGGTAGAAGCTCAGTGCTAGAAATAATTTTAGTCCATGCCGGTCTGAACTGTGGTTTATGGCTTGATGGTCcacttttataaaaataaactcAAAGTTCAGCAAGAAAAAATAGTTCTCCATGCAAGTGTTTCCATTGTcaaaacacaaaatgaaaaaaaaaaattctgagccATTTGGCTCCCTCATCAGTAGCTCCTCTGCTCAGGCCTTAAACCTTGGCCATATGTTGGCTCCTCAGACTGTCTCACACAGTACCTCTGTGGTTTCTGTGACCCTTTCTCAGCCCTcctgtctctctcatctgtttCAGGTTCAGCACCCTGGCTGCATGGGCCCACTCCTTGGCCTCTTGATAGGGGTCCTCCTGAATTCCAGGCTATTTCACTCCTCTGAGACTTCCAGATCCCCTCGGTCACTTGGATTCACCTAGGCATCTTGGCTCTCAGTCTCAGACTCGCTTAGTTGTCAGCTCAAAAAGTTTCACAAGAGCATGAGAAAGCTTCATTTGAGAATGTCAGTTCCAACTATCACTTATCCACCAGAACAATTCATTTTCAGCATTATAAATGTCTAATCATAACGTCAGTCAGGATATCAAACCCGCTAATAAAGATAACTTGTTCCACCATTAATAAGCCTCCTCATGATAACAAGGATAACAGATACAAAATATCAACTCATGCTGGCCAAAGTTGGCATGGGAACCCTAAACACGGTCAATGTCTCAATGGTATGGATCAATACATTGTCATCTTACTTCCTTCTGCTGTTAAAATGGAAGATAACATTGATGTCCAAGTATTCAGAATGGACAGAAATCATATCTCAAATGACTACTTCCTGTGGAGAGAGCAAATCAAACTCAATAAAATGATAACATAAAAATAACCCACTAGGGCAAATATAAAATAGTTGACTAATAACTTGACTAAAATAATTGACTAATAATTGACTAGTAACTCTGACATCTCTGGAAATGCTTTCCCAACCAAATTCCCGAGAGGCCCATTCATATCCTCTCAGAACTTGTATCACAATTATCCAGTTTTTGGATTGCAAGTATTTTCATGGTATGAATTCTTTGATCATTGGGCTGATCTATATAGGTGTGTGGATTTTAGATATTCCAACCAAAGAGATAAacacaatcactaaaatctcatacaaaGCTCATCTCCAGGCAGGGTTAAACCACCCATTCAACATTTTTAAAGCCTAACTCAAACCTAACTAGGCAAAGCTAGTcaagtttatattgctgtctgtgccctgttaggaagatttaccttctctatttgtcccgtttactgttatcaccgagaatgaaagtgaaagaaaatctcaagttttgggttgtcatca is a window from the Aquarana catesbeiana isolate 2022-GZ linkage group LG03, ASM4218655v1, whole genome shotgun sequence genome containing:
- the LOC141134183 gene encoding olfactory receptor 11A1-like, which translates into the protein MNGTHISEITILGFGKLQDLKYFLFLLFLFIYLLTITGNAVIILLVSTNYRLQSPMYILLGNLSFSDVLLTTNIAPSMLNVTILGVSTVSLKSCIVQYLVYGGSACMECLLLTVMSYDRYLAICNPLHYTTIMDLKLCLYLVLCSWFLGFTATLIPVLIMQTLWFCGPNVIDHFFCDFVPLLELSCSDVSVAKYVVFALSSLATVLPFGFITFTYVCIFMTILRITSVTGRQKTFSTCSSHLAVVCIYYGALFAMYAVPSGQQSVAMKKVVSLMYTVVTPLLNPIIYSLRNQEIKLAIQKYLSVCRTSYRNLSKVKAEFQSYPN